One window of Bos javanicus breed banteng chromosome 1, ARS-OSU_banteng_1.0, whole genome shotgun sequence genomic DNA carries:
- the LOC133254316 gene encoding olfactory receptor 5K3-like → MTEDNHSLTTEFILIGFTNHPELKTLLFQVFFTIYLITMVGNLGLVALIVTEHRLHTPMYIFLGNLALMDSCCSCAITPKILENLFSKDRMISLYECMAQFYCLCLAETTDCFLLAAMAYDRYVAICKPLQYHTMMSKKLCIQMTTGAYIAGNIHPTIHVGLLFRLTFCKSHQINHFLCDVLPLYRHSCVDPYINELMIFIFAGSVLVFTITTVIISYLFILFTIFKMKSKEGKGKALSTCASHFLSVSIFYGSLLFMYVRPNSVNDEDKDIPVAIFYTLVIPLLNPFIYSLRNKEVINAMKKIMKNL, encoded by the coding sequence ATGACTGAGGATAACCACTCCTTGACAACAGAGTTTATCCTGATAGGATTTACAAATCATCCAGAGCTGAAGACCCTTCTGTTTCAGGTGTTCTTTACCATCTATCTGATCACCATGGTGGGAAATCTTGGCCTGGTGGCACTGATAGTCACAGAGCATCGTCTTCACACACCAATGTACATCTTTCTGGGGAATCTCGCGCTGATGGATTCCTGTTGTTCCTGTGCCATTACCCCAAAGATACTAGAGAACCTCTTTTCTAAAGACAGAATGATTTCCCTCTATGAATGCATGGCACAATTTTATTGTCTCTGCCTTGCTGAAACTACAGATTGCTTTCTCCTGGCAGCAATGGCCTATgatcgctatgtggccatctgcaaaccactGCAGTACCACACCATGATGTCaaagaaactctgcattcagatgaccACAGGGGCCTACATAGCTGGAAACATTCATCCCACGATTCACGTAGGACTTCTGTTTAGGCTAACTTTCTGTAAGTCTCATCAAATCAATCACTTTTTGTGTGATGTCCTTCCATTATACAGACACTCTTGTGTGGATCCTTATATCAATGAATTGATGATATTCATCTTTGCAGGGTCAGTTTTAGTCTTCACTATTACCACAGTAATAATCTCttacctttttattcttttcacaatTTTCAAGATGAAGTCCAAAGAGGGAAAAGGCAAAGCCTTATCTACCTGTGCATCccattttctctctgtctcaatATTCTATGGTTCCCTTCTTTTCATGTATGTTCGACCAAATTCAGTTAATGATGAAGATAAAGATATACCTGTTGCTATTTTTTATACTCTGGTGATTCCCTTGTTAAACCCATTTATTTATAGTCTAAGAAATAAGGAAGTCATAAATGctatgaaaaaaattatgaagaatttATAA